In one window of Micromonospora cathayae DNA:
- a CDS encoding ArsR family transcriptional regulator — MLTIHFSREDVLRTRVAPAPDPLWELVLSLHLLQERGPDPLIGGWRRTVAGRLRRERESDRLRLLLTLIPPRGYFPDFLTPYQSVDGFEAGLDAVRATPRTVLQRDLTTLAGGRELPAPAAALARGEPEALHHLTDSLERYRSLALGPYWRRIQAAVEADRTRRARAMLDGGAEGLLESLRPAMRWGSGVLEIPDYPTSRELHLDGRGLLLVPSFFCARTPVALFDPTLPPVLVYPVDRLGALVPAGAPAADEDSRKAVAALLGRTRAAVLAASDDGLTTGEVARRLEISAAAVSQHTSVLRNAGLLVSHRDRNTVLHTLTPLGRAVLDG; from the coding sequence ATGTTGACAATCCACTTCTCCCGCGAGGACGTCCTGCGGACCCGGGTGGCACCCGCGCCGGACCCGCTCTGGGAACTGGTCCTCAGCCTGCACCTGTTGCAGGAACGCGGTCCGGACCCGCTGATCGGCGGCTGGCGGCGTACCGTCGCCGGTCGACTGCGCCGGGAACGGGAATCCGACCGGCTGCGGCTGCTGCTCACCCTGATCCCGCCGCGCGGCTACTTCCCCGACTTCCTCACCCCGTACCAGAGCGTGGACGGGTTCGAGGCCGGGCTGGACGCCGTCCGGGCCACCCCCCGTACCGTGCTCCAACGGGACCTGACCACGCTGGCCGGCGGTCGGGAACTGCCCGCGCCGGCCGCCGCGCTGGCCCGGGGCGAACCCGAGGCGCTGCACCACCTCACCGACTCGCTCGAGCGGTACCGGTCGCTGGCGTTGGGGCCGTACTGGCGTCGGATCCAGGCCGCGGTGGAGGCGGACCGGACCCGCCGGGCCCGGGCCATGCTGGACGGCGGCGCGGAGGGACTGCTGGAGAGCCTGCGCCCGGCGATGCGCTGGGGGTCCGGCGTGCTGGAGATCCCCGACTATCCGACCAGCCGGGAGCTGCACCTCGACGGGCGCGGGCTGTTGCTGGTGCCGTCGTTCTTCTGTGCCCGTACGCCGGTCGCCCTGTTCGACCCGACGCTGCCACCGGTGCTGGTCTACCCGGTGGACCGGCTCGGCGCGCTGGTCCCGGCCGGTGCCCCGGCGGCGGACGAGGACAGCCGCAAAGCCGTCGCCGCGCTGCTCGGTCGGACCCGGGCGGCGGTGCTGGCGGCCAGCGACGACGGCCTGACCACCGGCGAGGTGGCCCGCCGCCTGGAGATCTCGGCGGCGGCGGTCAGCCAGCACACCTCGGTCCTGCGCAACGCCGGGCTGCTGGTCAGCCACCGGGACCGCAACACCGTGCTGCACACCCTGACCCCGCTCGGTCGGGCCGTCCTCGACGGCTGA
- a CDS encoding coenzyme F420-0:L-glutamate ligase, which translates to MRLEILPVLGIGDVAAGDDLAALIATAAPWLRDGDVLVVTSKIVSKAEGRLVDVPADGPERIAARDEVLAAETARVVATRGATRIVQTHHGFVMAAAGIDASNVEKTRLVLLPVDPDASARALRAALRDRYDVDVAVIVSDTMGRPWRNGLTDVALGVAGLPAIRDHRGEIDPYGNELHLTQMAVVDELAGAGELIKGKCDQVPVAVVRGYLTGAGADDGPGAAVLVRDAAQDLFSLGTAEARAAGMLAAATLADGPGPEPADPAVVRRAIDAVAGAVAPGTVFTLVTDEEARATMVAVVPDWPPTATGLILGGAPTPVSPPDLVRFGADMQRLRSALAAHGVASVLLPPPAGSTASAALAV; encoded by the coding sequence ATGAGGTTGGAGATCCTGCCGGTACTCGGTATCGGTGACGTGGCCGCCGGCGACGACCTGGCGGCGCTGATCGCGACCGCCGCACCGTGGCTGCGCGACGGCGACGTGCTGGTGGTGACCAGCAAGATCGTGTCGAAGGCGGAGGGCCGGCTGGTCGACGTGCCGGCGGACGGGCCGGAACGGATCGCCGCCCGGGACGAGGTGCTGGCCGCCGAGACGGCCCGGGTGGTCGCCACCCGGGGCGCGACCCGGATCGTGCAGACCCACCACGGGTTCGTGATGGCCGCCGCCGGCATCGACGCCTCCAACGTGGAGAAGACCCGGCTGGTGCTGCTCCCCGTGGACCCGGACGCCTCGGCGCGGGCGTTGCGCGCCGCCCTGCGCGACCGGTACGACGTGGACGTCGCGGTGATCGTCAGCGACACCATGGGCCGGCCGTGGCGCAACGGCCTGACCGACGTGGCGCTCGGCGTGGCCGGGCTGCCGGCGATCCGCGACCACCGGGGCGAGATCGACCCGTACGGCAACGAGCTGCACCTCACCCAGATGGCGGTGGTCGACGAGCTGGCCGGCGCGGGTGAACTGATCAAGGGCAAGTGCGACCAGGTGCCGGTGGCCGTGGTCCGGGGCTACCTGACCGGGGCGGGCGCGGATGACGGGCCGGGCGCGGCGGTGCTGGTCCGGGACGCCGCCCAGGATCTCTTCTCGCTGGGTACCGCCGAGGCGAGGGCCGCCGGGATGCTCGCCGCCGCCACCCTGGCCGACGGGCCCGGCCCGGAGCCGGCCGACCCGGCGGTGGTTCGCCGGGCGATCGACGCGGTGGCCGGTGCGGTCGCGCCCGGCACGGTCTTCACGCTGGTCACCGACGAGGAGGCCCGCGCGACGATGGTCGCCGTGGTGCCGGACTGGCCGCCGACCGCGACCGGGCTGATCCTCGGCGGGGCACCCACCCCGGTCAGCCCGCCCGACCTGGTGCGCTTCGGGGCGGACATGCAGCGGCTGCGGAGCGCGCTGGCCGCCCACGGGGTCGCCTCGGTGCTGCTGCCGCCCCCGGCAGGCAGCACCGCCAGCGCCGCCCTGGCGGTCTGA
- the cofD gene encoding 2-phospho-L-lactate transferase, protein MRIVVLAGGIGGARFLLGVRAYAREVGAEVTAVVNVGDDLYLHGLKICPDLDSVMYTLGGGADPERGWGRFDETWTVKTELAAYGAEPTWFGLGDRDVATHLVRTSMITGGYPLSAVTEALATRWQPGVRLLPATDDRLETHAVVDLDGGQRAIHFQEWWIRYRADVPTDRFVFVGADAAKPAPGVVEALGTADLVLVAPSNPVVSIAPVLAVPGLREAVAGSPARVVGVSPIIGGAPVRGMADRCLAVLGVACSAEGVGRLYGGRRSGGLLDGWLVAPEDEGVTVPDVSVRAVPLWMTDEVATAGMVRAAVELAELA, encoded by the coding sequence ATGCGGATCGTGGTTCTGGCCGGCGGCATCGGGGGCGCCCGGTTCCTGCTCGGCGTCCGGGCGTACGCCCGGGAGGTGGGTGCCGAGGTGACCGCCGTGGTGAACGTCGGCGACGATCTCTACCTGCACGGGCTGAAGATCTGCCCGGATCTGGACAGCGTCATGTACACGCTCGGTGGTGGCGCTGATCCGGAACGCGGCTGGGGGCGGTTCGACGAGACCTGGACGGTGAAGACCGAACTCGCCGCGTACGGGGCGGAGCCGACCTGGTTCGGTCTCGGCGACCGGGACGTCGCCACCCACCTGGTCCGGACCAGCATGATCACCGGCGGGTACCCGCTCTCCGCGGTCACCGAGGCGCTGGCGACCCGCTGGCAGCCCGGCGTACGGCTGCTGCCGGCGACCGACGACCGGCTCGAGACGCACGCGGTGGTCGACCTGGACGGCGGCCAGCGGGCGATCCACTTCCAGGAGTGGTGGATCCGGTACCGGGCCGACGTGCCCACCGACCGCTTCGTCTTCGTCGGCGCGGACGCCGCGAAGCCGGCTCCCGGCGTGGTCGAGGCGCTCGGCACGGCCGACCTGGTGCTGGTCGCGCCGAGCAACCCGGTGGTGAGCATCGCGCCGGTGCTGGCCGTGCCCGGTCTGCGCGAGGCGGTGGCCGGCTCCCCGGCCCGGGTGGTCGGGGTCTCCCCGATCATCGGCGGGGCCCCGGTACGCGGCATGGCCGACCGGTGCCTGGCGGTGCTCGGGGTGGCGTGCAGCGCCGAGGGGGTGGGGCGCCTCTACGGCGGGCGGCGCTCCGGCGGCCTGCTGGACGGCTGGCTGGTCGCGCCGGAGGACGAGGGGGTGACCGTGCCGGACGTGTCGGTCCGGGCGGTGCCGTTGTGGATGACCGACGAGGTGGCGACGGCCGGTATGGTCCGCGCCGCCGTGGAGCTGGCGGAGTTGGCATGA
- a CDS encoding bifunctional FO biosynthesis protein CofGH — protein MRESTEAAAGAPDAGTDTPPTAVGGAPTDPPPTVAGQSAVDVPTGPPPATAADVAVGVPADPPPATAADPAVGAAADPAVGAAVTAAAVRRALHRAATGRALDADEATALLTARGEALDELCRVAGGIRDAGLRDAGRPGIVTFSKKVFIPLTRLCRDRCHYCTFATVPHRLPAAFLDRDEVLAIAREGAALGCKEALFTLGDRPEERWPAARQWLDERGYDSTLDYLRASAVAVLEETGLLPHLNPGVLSWSELYRLKPVAPSMGMMLETTATRLWSEPGGPHFGSPDKEPAVRLRVLDDAGRVGVPFTTGILIGIGETLAERVDAIFAMRRAQREYGHLQEIIVQNFRAKPDTAMRGMPDAELHDLAATVAVTRILLGPKARVQAPPNLIAGEYELLLRAGIDDWGGVSPLTPDHVNPERPWPQLDELAKHTAAAGFTLRERLTIYPEYVRAGDPWLDPRLLPHVTALADPATGLAVESARPVGLPWQEPEETHGGRTDLHASIDTTGRTGDRRGDFDSVYGDWSEVAGRVGTPTTGGEAGAGRVGAGAAAGGGDAELRTGLRLAADDPAALLDPRHRDAALALFGADGAALDALCRLADDVRRDTVGDDVTYVVNRNINFSNVCYVGCRFCAFAQRERDADAFRLSVEQVADRAEEAWAAGATEVCMQGGIDPKLPVTAYADLVRAIKTRVPGMHVHAFSPMEVVTAAAKAGVSIRDWLTQLREAGLDTIPGTAAEILDDEVRWVLTKGKLPTSAWVEVVTTAHELGIRSSSTMMYGHVDHPAHWLAHFRVLAGVQDRTGGFTEFVALPFVHTNAPIYLAGIARPGPTWRENRVVHAMARLLLHGRIDNIQCSWVKLGDEGTVAMLRGGCNDLGGTLMEETISRMAGSGNGSARTEEQLRAIATAAGRPARRRTTAYGRPR, from the coding sequence ATGCGGGAGAGCACTGAGGCGGCGGCGGGCGCACCGGACGCCGGGACGGACACGCCACCGACCGCCGTGGGCGGCGCACCGACCGACCCGCCACCGACCGTCGCAGGCCAGTCAGCGGTCGACGTACCGACCGGCCCGCCACCGGCCACCGCAGCCGACGTAGCGGTCGGGGTGCCGGCCGACCCGCCACCGGCCACCGCAGCCGACCCGGCCGTCGGCGCGGCAGCCGACCCGGCCGTCGGGGCGGCGGTGACCGCCGCAGCCGTGCGGAGGGCGCTGCATCGGGCCGCCACCGGCCGTGCCCTGGACGCCGACGAGGCGACGGCGCTGCTCACCGCCCGAGGCGAGGCGCTGGACGAACTGTGCCGGGTCGCCGGTGGCATCCGGGACGCCGGGCTCCGCGACGCGGGCCGCCCCGGCATCGTCACCTTCTCGAAGAAGGTCTTCATCCCGCTGACCCGGCTCTGCCGGGACCGCTGCCACTACTGCACCTTCGCCACCGTCCCGCACCGGCTGCCGGCCGCCTTCCTGGACCGGGACGAGGTGCTGGCGATCGCCCGGGAGGGCGCGGCGCTGGGCTGCAAGGAAGCCCTGTTCACCCTGGGTGACCGGCCGGAGGAACGCTGGCCGGCGGCCCGGCAGTGGCTGGACGAGCGGGGCTACGACTCCACCCTGGACTACCTGCGCGCCAGCGCGGTGGCGGTGCTGGAGGAGACCGGCCTGCTGCCGCACCTCAACCCGGGGGTGCTCTCCTGGTCCGAGCTGTACCGGCTCAAGCCGGTCGCGCCGAGCATGGGGATGATGCTGGAGACCACGGCGACCCGGCTCTGGTCGGAGCCGGGCGGCCCGCACTTCGGCTCGCCGGACAAGGAACCGGCGGTCCGGCTGCGGGTGCTCGACGACGCCGGCCGGGTGGGTGTCCCGTTCACCACCGGCATCCTGATCGGCATCGGCGAGACCCTCGCCGAGCGGGTGGACGCGATCTTCGCGATGCGCCGGGCGCAGCGGGAGTACGGCCACCTCCAGGAGATCATCGTCCAGAACTTCCGCGCCAAACCGGACACCGCGATGCGTGGCATGCCCGACGCGGAGTTGCACGACCTGGCCGCCACGGTGGCGGTGACCCGGATCCTGCTCGGCCCGAAGGCCCGCGTCCAGGCCCCGCCGAACCTCATCGCCGGCGAGTACGAGCTGCTGCTGCGGGCCGGCATCGACGACTGGGGCGGGGTGTCCCCGCTGACCCCCGACCACGTCAACCCGGAACGCCCCTGGCCGCAGCTCGACGAGCTGGCCAAGCACACCGCCGCCGCCGGGTTCACCCTGCGCGAGCGGCTGACGATCTACCCGGAGTACGTCCGGGCCGGTGACCCGTGGCTCGATCCGCGGCTGCTGCCGCACGTCACCGCGCTGGCCGACCCGGCGACCGGGCTCGCCGTGGAGTCGGCCCGCCCGGTGGGGTTGCCCTGGCAGGAGCCGGAGGAGACCCACGGCGGGCGCACCGACCTGCACGCCAGCATCGACACCACCGGCCGGACCGGGGACCGGCGCGGCGACTTCGACAGCGTGTACGGCGACTGGTCCGAGGTGGCCGGGCGGGTCGGGACGCCGACCACCGGGGGAGAAGCGGGGGCCGGGCGGGTCGGGGCGGGAGCCGCCGCAGGCGGGGGAGACGCGGAACTGCGTACCGGACTCCGGCTGGCGGCCGACGACCCGGCCGCGCTGCTCGACCCACGTCACCGCGACGCGGCGCTGGCGCTGTTCGGCGCGGACGGCGCGGCGCTGGACGCGCTGTGCCGGCTCGCCGACGACGTACGCCGCGACACCGTCGGCGACGACGTCACCTACGTGGTCAACCGCAACATCAACTTCTCGAACGTCTGCTACGTGGGTTGCCGGTTCTGCGCGTTCGCGCAGCGGGAGCGGGACGCCGACGCCTTCCGGCTCTCGGTGGAGCAGGTGGCGGACCGGGCCGAGGAGGCGTGGGCGGCCGGCGCGACCGAGGTCTGCATGCAGGGCGGTATCGACCCGAAGCTGCCGGTCACCGCGTACGCCGACCTGGTCCGGGCGATCAAGACCCGGGTGCCGGGCATGCACGTGCACGCGTTCTCGCCGATGGAGGTGGTGACGGCGGCGGCGAAGGCCGGGGTGAGCATCCGGGACTGGCTGACGCAGTTGCGCGAGGCCGGCCTGGACACCATCCCGGGCACCGCCGCCGAGATCCTCGACGACGAGGTGCGCTGGGTACTGACCAAGGGCAAACTGCCCACCTCCGCCTGGGTCGAGGTGGTCACCACGGCGCACGAGCTGGGCATCCGGTCCAGCTCCACGATGATGTACGGGCACGTGGACCATCCCGCGCACTGGCTGGCGCATTTCCGGGTACTGGCCGGCGTGCAGGACCGCACCGGCGGGTTCACCGAGTTCGTGGCCCTGCCGTTCGTGCACACGAACGCGCCGATCTACCTGGCCGGTATCGCCCGCCCCGGGCCGACCTGGCGGGAGAACCGGGTGGTGCACGCGATGGCCCGGTTGCTGCTGCACGGCCGGATCGACAACATTCAGTGTTCCTGGGTGAAACTGGGTGACGAGGGCACGGTGGCGATGTTGCGGGGCGGCTGCAACGATCTGGGCGGCACCCTGATGGAGGAGACGATCTCCCGGATGGCGGGTTCCGGAAACGGTTCGGCGCGTACCGAGGAGCAGTTGCGGGCGATCGCCACCGCAGCCGGTCGGCCGGCCCGGCGACGCACCACCGCCTACGGCCGCCCGCGCTGA
- a CDS encoding WhiB family transcriptional regulator, with the protein MDGQLEVADLLGNAPEWQERALCSQTDPEAFFPEKGGSTREAKRICSRCEVKTECLEYALGHDERFGIWGGLSERERRKLKRRVA; encoded by the coding sequence ATGGACGGCCAGCTTGAGGTGGCCGACCTGCTCGGAAACGCGCCGGAGTGGCAGGAGCGGGCGCTGTGCTCGCAGACCGATCCGGAGGCGTTCTTCCCCGAGAAGGGCGGCTCGACCCGCGAGGCGAAGCGAATCTGTTCCCGCTGCGAGGTGAAGACGGAGTGCCTGGAGTACGCGCTCGGCCATGACGAGCGGTTCGGGATCTGGGGCGGCCTCTCCGAGCGGGAGCGCCGCAAGCTCAAGCGGCGGGTGGCCTGA
- a CDS encoding metallopeptidase family protein produces MTSPEHRRPGSGRRVRRDRHGRGLRGRLVPATVPLARTKAEVFDDLVLDTVETLERRFAKELAGVEFAVEDVPPDLNVYDSDVLEDGEVPLARLLPGRPGRQEVPPRIVLYRRPLEFRAMDREDLADLVHDVIIEQVANLLGVDPDELA; encoded by the coding sequence ATGACCAGTCCGGAACACCGCCGCCCCGGCTCCGGTCGGCGGGTGCGCCGCGACCGGCACGGCCGCGGCCTGCGCGGGCGGCTGGTGCCGGCGACCGTCCCGTTGGCGCGGACCAAGGCGGAGGTGTTCGACGATCTCGTACTGGACACCGTCGAGACCCTGGAACGCCGGTTCGCCAAGGAGCTGGCCGGGGTCGAGTTCGCCGTCGAGGACGTACCGCCGGACCTGAACGTCTACGACTCCGACGTGCTCGAGGACGGGGAGGTGCCGCTCGCCCGGCTGCTGCCGGGGCGTCCCGGCCGGCAGGAGGTTCCGCCGCGGATCGTGCTCTACCGGCGTCCGCTGGAGTTCCGCGCGATGGACCGGGAGGATCTCGCCGACCTGGTCCACGATGTCATCATCGAGCAGGTCGCGAATCTGCTCGGGGTCGATCCGGACGAGTTGGCCTGA
- a CDS encoding DUF3499 domain-containing protein, producing MRSTRRCSRNGCPRQAVATLTYVYNESTAVIGPLAAFAEPHTYDLCEPHARNLTAPRGWDVVRHEGEFEPPPPTTDDLVALAEAVREAARPAPRPPQDARQPDHSPQSQPTGRRGHLRVIPPTH from the coding sequence GTGAGGTCAACTCGGCGCTGCTCCCGAAACGGCTGCCCCCGGCAAGCGGTCGCCACATTGACCTATGTCTACAACGAGTCGACGGCTGTCATCGGGCCGCTGGCGGCCTTCGCCGAGCCGCACACGTACGACCTGTGCGAGCCGCACGCCCGGAACCTCACCGCGCCGCGCGGCTGGGACGTGGTCCGGCACGAGGGCGAGTTCGAGCCCCCGCCGCCCACCACCGACGACCTGGTGGCCTTGGCCGAGGCGGTCCGCGAAGCCGCCCGCCCGGCTCCCCGTCCCCCGCAGGACGCCCGCCAGCCGGACCACTCCCCGCAGTCCCAGCCCACCGGCCGCCGCGGCCACCTCCGCGTAATCCCCCCCACCCACTAG
- a CDS encoding aspartate aminotransferase family protein, producing the protein MANATDHLWMHFTRMASYPDGEVPTIVRGDGAYIWDAHGRRYLDGLAGLFVVNAGHGRTELAEAAAKQGAELGYFPLWSYAHPRAIELAERIASLTPGDLNRVFFTSGGSEAVESAWKLARAYFKRVGKPMKHKVVSRYLAYHGTSMGALSITGLPGLKVDFEPLVPGGIKVPNTNFYRAPEHGDSPEAFGRWAADEIQRAIEREGPDTVAAVFLEPVQNAGGCFPPPPGYFQRVREICDAYDVLLVSDEVICSWGRLGEYFGATRYGYQPDIITTAKGLTSGYSPLGAMIASDRLMEPFLTETGMFAHGVTFGGHPVSCAVALANLDVFAREDLNGHVRANEAAFRATLEKLLDLPIVGDVRGDGYFYGIELVKDKTTRPMFTDAESERLLRGFLSHALFDAGLYCRADDRGDPVIQLSPPLVADQQHFDEMEQILRTVLTKAWSLL; encoded by the coding sequence ATGGCGAACGCCACCGACCACCTCTGGATGCACTTCACCCGCATGGCCAGCTACCCCGACGGGGAGGTGCCGACCATCGTGCGGGGTGACGGGGCGTACATCTGGGACGCCCACGGCCGCCGCTACCTGGACGGGCTGGCCGGGCTGTTCGTGGTCAACGCCGGCCACGGCCGGACCGAACTGGCCGAGGCCGCCGCGAAGCAGGGCGCGGAGCTGGGCTACTTCCCGCTCTGGTCGTACGCCCACCCCCGGGCGATCGAGCTGGCCGAACGGATCGCCTCGCTCACCCCGGGCGACCTGAACCGGGTCTTCTTCACCAGCGGCGGCTCCGAGGCGGTGGAGTCGGCCTGGAAGCTGGCCCGCGCCTACTTCAAGCGGGTCGGCAAGCCGATGAAGCACAAGGTGGTCAGCCGGTACCTGGCCTACCACGGCACCTCCATGGGCGCCCTGTCGATCACCGGCCTGCCCGGGTTGAAGGTGGACTTCGAGCCACTGGTGCCCGGCGGCATCAAGGTGCCGAACACCAACTTCTACCGGGCCCCCGAACACGGCGACTCCCCCGAGGCGTTCGGCCGGTGGGCGGCCGACGAGATCCAGCGCGCCATCGAACGGGAGGGGCCGGACACCGTCGCGGCGGTCTTCCTGGAGCCGGTGCAGAACGCCGGCGGCTGCTTCCCGCCGCCGCCCGGATACTTCCAGCGGGTCCGGGAGATCTGCGACGCGTACGACGTGCTGCTCGTCTCGGACGAGGTGATCTGCTCGTGGGGCCGGCTCGGCGAGTACTTCGGGGCCACCCGGTACGGTTACCAGCCCGACATCATCACCACCGCCAAGGGCCTCACCTCCGGGTACTCACCACTCGGCGCGATGATCGCCAGCGACCGGCTGATGGAGCCGTTCCTCACCGAGACCGGCATGTTCGCCCACGGGGTGACCTTCGGCGGGCACCCGGTGTCCTGCGCGGTGGCCCTGGCCAACCTGGACGTGTTCGCCCGCGAGGACCTCAACGGCCACGTACGCGCCAACGAGGCGGCGTTCCGCGCCACCCTGGAGAAGCTGCTCGACCTGCCGATCGTCGGGGACGTCCGGGGTGACGGGTACTTCTACGGCATCGAACTGGTCAAGGACAAGACGACCCGACCGATGTTCACCGACGCCGAGTCGGAGCGGCTGCTGCGTGGCTTCCTGTCCCACGCCCTCTTCGACGCCGGCCTCTACTGCCGCGCCGACGACCGGGGCGACCCGGTGATCCAGCTCTCCCCACCCCTGGTCGCCGACCAGCAACACTTCGACGAGATGGAGCAGATCCTCCGCACCGTCCTCACCAAAGCCTGGTCCCTCCTCTAA